Proteins found in one Cheilinus undulatus linkage group 9, ASM1832078v1, whole genome shotgun sequence genomic segment:
- the rnf141 gene encoding RING finger protein 141: protein MGQQLSGQATRLPEKLVKHAGLMRDSGYLTYEEFLARVAELNDVTAKLAAGQQKHLLFEVQPGSDATALWKVAVRVLCTKINKENGIVEASRIMNLYQFIQLYRDITSQAAEVLSTEGATEGPSAQLPSTESCQASMWMGRVKQLTDEEECCICMDGKADLILPCAHSFCQKCIDKWSGQSRNCPICRLQVTAANESWVMPDFPTEDDIAGYILNLADEAGHPHRP, encoded by the exons ATGGGCCAGCAGCTCTCAGGTCAGGCGACCCGTCTACCTGAGAAGCTGGTGAAACATGCTGGACTGATGCGCGACAGCGGCTACTTGACATACGAGGAGTTTCTGGCAAGGGTGGCTGAACTAAATGACGT TACGGCCAAACTCGCTGCTGGGCAGCAGAAGCACCTGCTGTTTGAGGTGCAGCCAGGATCCGATGCCACAGCCCTGTGGAAAGTGGCTGTCAGGGTCCTCTGTACCAAG ATCAACAAGGAGAACGGTATTGTGGAAGCATCACGCATCATGAACCTTTACCAGTTCATCCAGCTGTACCGGGATATCACCAGTCAGGCTGCTGAGGTGTTGTCTACAGAGGGCGCCACTGAGGGTCCGTCTGCCCAGCTCCCCTCCACAGAGTCCTGTCAGGCCAGCATGTGGATGGGCAG AGTGAAACAGCTGACGGATGAAGAGGAGTGTTGTATCTGCATGGATGGAAAGGCTGACCTTATTCTGCCCTGTGCACACAGCTTCTGTCAGAAGTGCATTGATAAATG gagcGGGCAGAGCCGAAACTGCCCGATCTGTCGCCTGCAAGTCACCGCTGCCAATGAATCATGGGTAATGCCTGATTTCCCCACAGAGGACGACATAGCTGGCTACATCCTCAACTTGGCTGACGAGGCCGGGCACCCACACAGGCCTTAA